One genomic window of Microbacterium testaceum StLB037 includes the following:
- a CDS encoding helix-turn-helix transcriptional regulator, with the protein MLIDLDTSPSASRASRRSSRFWTPRCDTVSTLKDSVTSDVVLLRGPAGSGKTSLLRQFATALADAPEVGVQLIDAEQTSPDVFEKVAAAFRDGPAQHILLVDNLTDRSGLTSEHLLDALRADPALRVVVATRHVTRLESPLVALEFDVHVLPPSDLLMSRSELAVVFELNGVDATDAALDTLMTRTHGWPALAQLVSSRLRLEGLSLRSRDEAESAAEHATRSLTGDMEQHLTIPVTDELRLLAVAPFINVELADAIGIDPTTGTTQQLLTELQDAGFVWPSSTRLVLAEPVRAQWLREIEARQPALVERTRLRLLEHLVATGEPLRAAQLAADSGQWVTLASVLRSSGAEIWARDAAAFRSLIAVLRSHAGSEPIAVDTLLTLDAETATSSEVPAAIIGALGKVPEARAASHGNIPGLTLRVSLLRAAGRFALATESAALLLDALRRRQDLPADVVVEGWYQVAMTHFAMGRLRDASLSMGHVERMAPPPQRIRATGTLAVIALLEGDVRGAEVLVERTRDDNWFDTPWGEAIRLADAWLSLERGDAHEARRILETVPATTSARELWPFAASTQALAFLLSGAAPDALGVLRSWGTRARSTPPSHFQSTQMLTARAKVLIALRQARKALALFEGPFGLSSATAPAIALSQLYAGRAHEAFVMSVKWGIHQESSPRASLESMVVSIVADIRLNGSAAQRSTVERAEAISLRFDLWSPWSAVAPEDRAMVIGALSSAARERVAARDSFFASSVSVPHLTKREQVVLAQLTPASTIADIARVLVVSPNTVKTQLQSLYRKLEVSDRASAIRAAHAWGLIENDNEG; encoded by the coding sequence ATGCTGATCGACCTGGACACCTCACCCTCTGCCTCGCGAGCCTCGCGCCGCTCGAGCCGCTTCTGGACCCCTCGCTGCGACACGGTCTCGACACTGAAAGACAGCGTCACGAGCGACGTCGTGCTCCTGCGCGGACCCGCCGGGTCGGGGAAGACCTCATTGCTCCGGCAGTTCGCGACGGCGCTCGCGGACGCTCCAGAGGTGGGGGTTCAGCTGATCGACGCCGAGCAGACCTCTCCCGACGTGTTCGAGAAGGTGGCCGCGGCTTTCCGCGACGGTCCGGCGCAGCACATCCTGCTCGTCGACAACCTGACCGACAGATCGGGTCTCACCTCGGAGCACCTCCTCGACGCACTGCGCGCGGACCCCGCCCTCCGCGTGGTCGTGGCCACGCGACACGTCACCCGGCTCGAAAGTCCGCTGGTCGCGCTCGAGTTCGACGTCCACGTGCTCCCGCCCTCCGACCTGTTGATGTCGCGTTCCGAACTCGCCGTCGTGTTCGAGCTGAACGGGGTGGATGCCACGGATGCGGCGCTCGACACCCTGATGACGCGCACCCACGGCTGGCCGGCGCTCGCGCAACTGGTGAGTTCTCGGCTCCGCCTCGAGGGGCTCTCGCTGCGCAGCCGAGACGAGGCGGAGTCGGCCGCCGAGCACGCGACTCGCTCCCTGACCGGCGACATGGAGCAGCACCTGACGATTCCCGTCACCGACGAGCTCAGGCTGCTGGCCGTCGCTCCGTTCATCAACGTCGAGTTGGCCGACGCCATCGGGATCGACCCCACGACCGGGACGACGCAACAGCTCCTCACCGAATTGCAGGATGCCGGTTTCGTCTGGCCGAGTTCCACGCGCCTCGTGCTCGCCGAACCCGTACGGGCCCAGTGGCTGCGCGAGATCGAAGCGCGACAGCCCGCATTGGTCGAGCGCACCCGGCTGCGGCTTCTGGAGCATCTCGTCGCCACCGGCGAGCCTTTGCGGGCGGCGCAGTTGGCCGCCGATTCGGGACAGTGGGTCACTCTCGCTTCTGTGCTCCGTTCGTCCGGAGCAGAGATCTGGGCTCGCGACGCCGCCGCCTTCCGCTCGTTGATCGCCGTCCTCCGCTCACACGCAGGCTCCGAGCCGATCGCGGTCGACACCCTTCTGACCCTGGACGCGGAGACGGCCACGTCGTCCGAGGTACCCGCCGCCATCATCGGCGCGCTCGGCAAGGTGCCCGAGGCGAGGGCCGCCTCGCACGGCAACATCCCCGGCCTGACCTTGCGCGTGAGCCTCCTGCGGGCTGCGGGGCGCTTCGCCCTGGCCACGGAGTCGGCGGCTCTGCTGCTCGATGCCCTTCGGCGTCGTCAGGACCTCCCCGCCGATGTCGTCGTGGAGGGGTGGTATCAGGTCGCGATGACCCACTTCGCGATGGGGAGACTGCGCGACGCCTCTCTGTCCATGGGGCACGTCGAACGGATGGCTCCTCCGCCGCAACGGATCCGTGCGACCGGGACACTCGCCGTGATCGCGCTGCTCGAAGGAGACGTCCGCGGCGCCGAAGTCCTCGTCGAGCGCACGCGCGACGACAACTGGTTCGACACGCCGTGGGGCGAGGCCATCCGTCTCGCTGACGCCTGGCTGTCGCTCGAGCGGGGCGACGCGCACGAAGCGCGACGAATCCTCGAAACGGTTCCGGCGACCACCTCCGCACGGGAGCTCTGGCCCTTCGCGGCCTCGACGCAAGCCCTCGCGTTCCTGCTCTCCGGAGCGGCTCCCGACGCGCTCGGCGTCCTGCGCTCCTGGGGTACGCGGGCCCGGAGCACGCCCCCGTCACACTTCCAATCGACGCAGATGCTCACGGCACGGGCGAAGGTCCTCATCGCCCTCCGGCAGGCGCGGAAGGCGTTGGCCCTCTTCGAGGGGCCGTTCGGTCTGTCCTCGGCGACGGCCCCGGCGATCGCGCTCTCCCAGCTCTATGCGGGCCGCGCACATGAGGCGTTCGTGATGAGCGTGAAGTGGGGGATCCACCAGGAGTCCTCCCCTCGCGCTTCCCTGGAGAGCATGGTGGTGAGCATCGTGGCCGACATTCGGCTCAACGGCTCCGCCGCGCAGCGCAGCACCGTGGAGCGCGCCGAGGCCATCAGCCTCCGCTTCGATCTGTGGAGTCCCTGGAGCGCGGTGGCGCCGGAGGACCGGGCGATGGTGATCGGTGCGCTCTCGAGCGCCGCCCGAGAGCGCGTCGCGGCGCGCGATTCATTCTTCGCGTCATCCGTCAGTGTTCCGCATCTCACCAAGCGGGAACAGGTCGTCCTGGCTCAGCTGACGCCCGCGTCGACGATCGCCGACATCGCTCGGGTTCTCGTGGTGTCGCCGAACACCGTGAAGACGCAACTGCAGAGCCTTTACCGCAAACTCGAGGTCTCGGACCGCGCCAGCGCCATCCGCGCGGCGCACGCCTGGGGCCTGATCGAGAACGACAACGAGGGGTGA
- a CDS encoding ABC transporter ATP-binding protein: protein MITSPIDDGFAARVENLTKTFGDGANAVHALDGVSLSVRRGEFVAIMGPSGSGKSTLMHVMAGLDAPTSGRAWLGSQEITGLSDAELTVLRRRRVGFVFQAFNLVPTLTADENIRLPFDLDARRPTAQEESRIATLVDALGLKARMNHRPDQLSGGQQQRVAIARALATAPDLVFADEPTGNLDSRSGREVLLLLRTAAQEFGQSIAMVTHDPVAASRADRVVFVADGRIIADKPAQTAEEISTFMLRAEGAVA from the coding sequence ATGATCACTTCGCCCATCGACGACGGCTTCGCCGCCCGCGTCGAGAACCTCACGAAGACCTTCGGCGACGGAGCCAACGCCGTCCACGCGCTCGACGGCGTCTCCCTCAGCGTCCGCCGCGGCGAGTTCGTCGCAATCATGGGTCCCTCCGGGTCTGGAAAGTCGACGCTCATGCACGTCATGGCGGGTCTCGACGCGCCCACGAGCGGACGCGCCTGGCTCGGCAGCCAGGAGATCACCGGCCTGTCGGACGCCGAGCTGACCGTCCTGCGCCGCCGCCGCGTCGGGTTCGTCTTCCAGGCCTTCAACCTCGTTCCGACTCTCACCGCCGATGAGAACATCCGCTTGCCGTTCGATCTCGACGCCCGGCGCCCCACGGCCCAGGAGGAGTCGAGGATCGCGACCCTCGTCGACGCTCTGGGGTTGAAAGCGCGGATGAACCACCGTCCGGATCAGCTGAGCGGCGGCCAGCAGCAGCGCGTCGCCATCGCCCGTGCCCTCGCGACGGCCCCCGACCTCGTCTTCGCCGACGAGCCGACCGGCAACCTCGACTCGCGGTCCGGCCGCGAGGTGCTGCTGCTCCTGCGCACCGCAGCCCAGGAGTTCGGCCAGTCGATCGCCATGGTCACCCATGACCCCGTCGCCGCGAGCCGCGCGGATCGAGTGGTCTTCGTGGCCGACGGCCGCATCATCGCCGACAAGCCCGCGCAGACCGCCGAGGAGATCTCGACGTTCATGCTCCGCGCGGAAGGGGCCGTGGCATGA
- a CDS encoding ABC transporter permease: protein MSTAARTRPGRTAWLREPGMAATVLVGAISTAFGVVLLSVTEYLATLIQAQPQLQGVDAVRAALTIVTSVLVGLSIYVGAIVTANTFATVVAGRTRRIALLRLLGSSARRERLVLARQGLVLGTLGAAAGLIGGLAVSVVGLRLASDAWGLRVDWAILRPDLAAPSIAVILVTWAAAWIGSRRVGVVTPLQALSNSVEAPRDRVVARRGRHLTAAALVAVGAALLAVGIVMGGVSSSGILFAFAGGALSFSGIALGATLFMPPALRAVGGLFGRSVVARMAAANALRHSERSSRMAIGVVMGVTLVTMFAVASTTSTRFFHVVLGEEIPAELSLSVDVFTGVMMGLVGVSAVIAAVGVVNLLMLGILQRQRELGLLRALGLSVRQVRTMVVWEATHVVVTSVTIGLLLGTVYGWAGAQSLFGWMPHAAGLVDGPVFVAPAIPASIVLTVVAATAALTLVASIVPARLATRLSPVRSLAAQV, encoded by the coding sequence ATGAGCACCGCCGCTCGCACCCGTCCGGGCCGCACCGCGTGGCTCCGTGAGCCCGGCATGGCGGCCACGGTTCTGGTCGGTGCCATCTCGACCGCGTTCGGGGTCGTCCTCCTCTCCGTGACCGAGTACCTGGCCACCCTCATCCAGGCCCAACCCCAGCTGCAGGGCGTCGATGCGGTGCGGGCCGCTCTCACGATCGTCACGTCCGTGCTCGTCGGCCTGTCGATCTACGTCGGCGCGATCGTCACGGCGAACACCTTCGCCACCGTCGTCGCCGGGCGGACCCGTCGCATCGCGCTTCTGCGTCTGCTGGGATCGTCCGCGCGACGCGAACGGCTGGTCCTGGCCCGCCAAGGTCTCGTCCTGGGGACTCTCGGTGCGGCGGCCGGGCTGATCGGAGGGCTCGCCGTGTCGGTCGTGGGGCTCCGGCTCGCATCCGACGCGTGGGGACTCCGCGTGGACTGGGCGATCCTCCGTCCCGATCTGGCGGCACCGTCCATCGCCGTCATCCTCGTCACCTGGGCGGCCGCGTGGATCGGCTCCCGTCGGGTCGGCGTGGTCACCCCCCTCCAAGCGTTGTCCAACTCGGTCGAGGCTCCGCGCGACCGGGTGGTCGCCCGTCGCGGTCGGCACCTCACGGCGGCGGCGCTGGTCGCTGTCGGCGCCGCCCTGTTGGCGGTGGGCATCGTGATGGGCGGGGTGTCGTCATCCGGGATCCTGTTCGCGTTCGCGGGGGGCGCCCTCTCGTTCTCGGGCATCGCGCTCGGGGCCACGCTCTTCATGCCCCCGGCCCTTCGGGCGGTCGGCGGACTGTTCGGACGCAGCGTCGTCGCACGGATGGCCGCCGCCAACGCCCTGCGGCACTCGGAGCGCTCGTCCCGCATGGCCATCGGGGTGGTGATGGGGGTCACCCTGGTGACCATGTTCGCGGTCGCATCGACGACGTCCACCCGCTTCTTCCACGTCGTCCTCGGGGAGGAGATCCCCGCGGAGCTCTCGCTGTCGGTCGACGTCTTCACGGGCGTGATGATGGGTCTCGTCGGCGTCTCGGCCGTGATCGCCGCCGTCGGCGTCGTGAACCTCTTGATGCTCGGCATCCTGCAGCGACAGCGCGAACTCGGCCTTCTCCGGGCCCTCGGACTCTCGGTGCGGCAGGTTCGCACGATGGTGGTCTGGGAGGCGACGCATGTCGTCGTCACATCGGTGACCATCGGCCTGCTGCTCGGCACGGTCTACGGCTGGGCGGGAGCGCAATCCCTCTTCGGATGGATGCCGCACGCCGCCGGGCTCGTGGACGGGCCGGTGTTCGTCGCGCCGGCGATCCCGGCATCCATCGTTCTCACGGTCGTCGCAGCGACGGCCGCGCTCACGCTGGTCGCGTCGATCGTGCCCGCCCGCCTGGCGACCCGACTCAGCCCGGTGAGGTCCCTGGCGGCACAGGTCTGA
- a CDS encoding DUF998 domain-containing protein, whose product MTQTTERSTGTPRVRREHAVVLATVGSGAAFASAALIWLTRSWEPSVHYVSQLGATGMSTAPVFNLALLLLAVATVLVDRAVVGSTRPYRVGWPIATTLVACGLCFALASVVTCSPGCPVPFTPGALPQDLVHITSAVTGFVLAIIAMAQVATLRRRPWMRAASIATLVAVGATSFTGAMISLFRGDTVLGGNLEFTAATLAIAWFGVFGLQVAADERAATS is encoded by the coding sequence ATGACCCAGACGACAGAGCGGTCCACGGGCACCCCCCGGGTCCGGCGAGAGCATGCTGTCGTGCTGGCGACGGTCGGTTCGGGCGCGGCGTTCGCCAGCGCCGCGCTCATCTGGCTGACGCGATCGTGGGAACCGAGCGTTCACTACGTGAGCCAACTCGGCGCGACCGGGATGTCCACTGCGCCGGTGTTCAACCTGGCGTTGCTCCTGCTGGCCGTCGCCACCGTCCTCGTCGATCGAGCCGTGGTGGGGAGTACGCGCCCGTATCGAGTGGGGTGGCCGATCGCGACGACGCTCGTCGCCTGCGGCCTCTGCTTCGCGCTCGCCTCCGTCGTGACGTGCTCGCCCGGGTGCCCTGTTCCGTTCACGCCCGGCGCGCTCCCGCAGGATCTCGTCCACATCACGTCCGCGGTCACCGGATTCGTCCTGGCGATCATCGCGATGGCCCAGGTCGCGACTCTGCGCCGCCGCCCGTGGATGCGCGCCGCGAGCATCGCCACCCTCGTCGCTGTGGGCGCGACGTCCTTCACGGGCGCCATGATCTCGCTGTTCCGGGGCGACACGGTTCTCGGCGGCAATCTGGAGTTCACGGCGGCGACGCTCGCCATCGCCTGGTTCGGAGTCTTCGGTCTGCAGGTGGCGGCGGACGAGCGCGCCGCCACCTCCTGA
- a CDS encoding MarR family winged helix-turn-helix transcriptional regulator, translating to MTDIATDPPSYWFSDSAEDDRGARVMEALRAYRAAEMSMRRRTQASMSMGENEMLVLRFLTRHGRRSRDVTPIDLARYLGISTASMTALLDRLERSGHLERRPHPSDRRKVLVAATPHTEDEMREVLGSMHAQMMLATHGMTEAETTAVTRFLERMRTAVDGVGTGPASNPPATAIPDVAA from the coding sequence ATGACCGACATCGCCACGGATCCCCCGTCGTACTGGTTCAGCGACAGCGCGGAAGACGATCGCGGTGCGCGAGTGATGGAGGCCCTCCGCGCCTACCGGGCAGCGGAGATGTCCATGCGACGACGCACTCAGGCATCCATGTCGATGGGCGAGAACGAGATGCTCGTGCTGCGCTTTCTCACGCGGCACGGACGACGGAGCCGCGACGTGACCCCGATCGATCTCGCGCGCTACCTCGGTATCTCGACCGCGTCCATGACCGCGCTGCTCGACCGTCTGGAGAGATCCGGCCACCTCGAACGACGACCGCACCCCAGCGACCGACGGAAGGTGCTCGTGGCCGCGACGCCTCACACCGAGGACGAGATGCGCGAGGTTCTCGGTTCCATGCACGCGCAGATGATGCTCGCGACGCACGGGATGACCGAGGCCGAGACGACCGCCGTCACCCGGTTCCTCGAGCGCATGCGTACCGCGGTCGACGGCGTGGGCACCGGTCCCGCGTCGAATCCTCCGGCGACGGCGATCCCGGACGTCGCCGCATGA
- a CDS encoding transglutaminase-like domain-containing protein yields MTTHVAARLDLRVESEAEAIFSIAVAQGWAASEELSLTVGARSVAVDELVDDHGTRLRRATLPVGDVVVSYRAEAERPSEPAASGVVDPLRYLRPSRFVPSDELAATALSWFGGASPAENVRRIPEWVFTHVSYTPGSSGPTDTAIHTLLSRRGVCRDYAHLTAGLLRAVGVPARLASVYAPGLDPMDFHAVVEAFVDGRWEVVDATRLAPRTDYVRIATGRDAADTAFLTTLSGTAVLEGLEVMAVAGDDLSADDPTVSVLLP; encoded by the coding sequence ATGACCACGCACGTCGCGGCGCGCCTCGACCTTCGCGTCGAAAGCGAAGCCGAGGCGATCTTCTCCATCGCCGTCGCGCAGGGGTGGGCCGCCTCCGAAGAGCTGTCGCTCACGGTGGGGGCACGCTCTGTCGCGGTGGATGAACTCGTCGACGACCACGGAACGCGCCTGCGCCGTGCGACCTTGCCCGTGGGGGACGTCGTGGTGAGCTATCGCGCCGAGGCCGAACGCCCGTCCGAGCCGGCGGCATCCGGTGTCGTCGACCCGTTGAGGTACCTGCGTCCCAGCCGGTTCGTCCCTTCGGACGAACTCGCCGCCACGGCCCTGTCGTGGTTCGGCGGCGCGAGCCCCGCGGAGAACGTCCGCAGAATCCCCGAGTGGGTCTTCACCCACGTGTCCTACACACCGGGCTCGAGCGGACCGACCGACACGGCCATCCACACCCTGCTGTCGCGCCGGGGAGTCTGCCGCGACTACGCGCATCTCACGGCGGGGCTCCTGCGCGCCGTCGGTGTGCCCGCACGTCTCGCGTCGGTCTACGCGCCGGGGCTCGATCCCATGGACTTCCACGCGGTCGTCGAGGCCTTCGTGGACGGACGGTGGGAAGTCGTGGATGCCACGCGGCTCGCGCCCCGCACGGATTATGTTCGGATCGCCACCGGACGGGACGCCGCCGACACCGCGTTCCTCACGACTCTCTCCGGCACGGCCGTCCTCGAGGGCCTCGAGGTGATGGCCGTCGCCGGCGACGATCTCTCGGCCGACGATCCGACCGTGAGCGTGCTCCTTCCCTGA
- a CDS encoding DUF2207 domain-containing protein — MDAAASTTRPRRAALAAVFALALLLLVFAGAPSARADVNDFTFDSFDADMLLTRAPDGHAALKVTETIVARFPDEDQNKGIVRVIPDTYNDIALHTEIVSVTDGSGSPVPYEVEESRRELRVLTGDDTYVRGVQTYVISYTQRDTIRSFVDTDADEFYRDINGTDGEQPFGEVSARLRVDADLADAALDGAASCYQGRMGSNTPCDISRAGGSGGPLSWSARATDLGPGENMTIAVGFARGTFVPGEVSRTPLEQFSFDNAPLLGGVSVGAVGLGVAGLAAALVARRKGRDAEGRGVIVPEYGPPDDVDVLEGAELVQRGRAGVPAAILDAAIAGHLRIIDDPLDAKRLTLELVRTDDATPLHRGVLTAVFGADAEPGARVSLGAHNQDAATALQALPRAAAAELRRRGWTERPRHGRSALAIALAIGAFVVAVATLIVAAAGTDPSWWQVAAVPVTVVIGILSFVFLRYRDRVTDAGTAARDHLKGLRDYLALAEADRLRILQSPEGAERRPVDANDPTQVLHLYERLLPWAVVWGVEKEWAEALDTRVRETGDDLPWYAATNGFSTAAFSSTFSSLQSASTPVTTSSGSGSFSGGSFGGGFSGGGMGGGSVGGR; from the coding sequence ATGGATGCCGCCGCCTCGACCACCCGGCCCCGTCGGGCCGCGCTCGCCGCCGTGTTCGCCCTCGCGCTGCTGCTGCTGGTTTTCGCGGGGGCGCCGTCCGCGCGGGCGGACGTGAACGACTTCACCTTCGACTCGTTCGACGCCGACATGCTCCTGACCCGGGCGCCGGACGGGCACGCGGCGCTGAAGGTCACGGAGACGATCGTCGCGCGCTTCCCGGATGAGGATCAGAACAAGGGCATCGTCCGCGTCATCCCCGACACCTACAACGACATCGCGCTGCACACCGAGATCGTGTCGGTCACGGACGGATCCGGTTCACCGGTGCCGTACGAGGTGGAGGAAAGCCGTCGTGAGCTGCGTGTGCTCACCGGGGATGACACCTACGTCCGCGGCGTGCAGACCTACGTCATCTCATACACGCAACGAGACACGATCCGCTCTTTCGTCGACACCGACGCCGACGAGTTCTACCGCGACATCAACGGCACCGACGGAGAACAGCCCTTCGGGGAGGTCAGTGCCCGACTCCGGGTCGATGCCGACCTGGCGGATGCCGCGCTCGACGGCGCCGCGTCCTGCTATCAGGGTCGGATGGGCTCGAACACCCCGTGCGACATCTCCCGCGCGGGAGGATCGGGCGGTCCCCTCAGCTGGTCCGCCCGCGCCACGGATCTCGGCCCGGGCGAGAACATGACCATCGCGGTCGGCTTCGCGCGAGGCACGTTCGTCCCCGGCGAGGTCTCCCGCACCCCTCTCGAGCAGTTCTCGTTCGACAACGCCCCCCTGCTCGGTGGTGTCTCCGTCGGCGCCGTCGGGCTGGGCGTCGCCGGGCTGGCAGCAGCTCTGGTCGCCCGCCGGAAAGGGCGGGATGCCGAGGGCCGAGGGGTGATCGTCCCCGAGTACGGTCCCCCGGATGACGTCGACGTCCTCGAGGGGGCCGAGCTGGTGCAGCGAGGCCGAGCCGGAGTACCCGCGGCCATTCTCGACGCGGCGATCGCCGGTCACCTCCGCATCATCGACGATCCCCTGGATGCCAAGAGGCTGACCCTGGAACTGGTCCGGACGGACGACGCCACCCCACTCCACCGTGGCGTGCTGACCGCCGTCTTCGGAGCGGATGCCGAACCGGGAGCCCGCGTATCGCTCGGCGCCCACAACCAGGACGCCGCGACCGCTCTGCAGGCGCTCCCGCGGGCAGCAGCCGCAGAACTCCGGCGGCGGGGCTGGACGGAGCGTCCCCGGCACGGTCGATCCGCCCTCGCCATCGCACTCGCCATCGGGGCCTTCGTCGTCGCGGTCGCGACGCTCATCGTCGCCGCGGCGGGGACGGACCCCTCGTGGTGGCAGGTCGCCGCTGTTCCGGTGACGGTGGTCATCGGCATCCTGAGCTTCGTGTTCCTGCGCTATCGGGACCGGGTGACGGATGCCGGAACGGCGGCCCGCGACCACCTCAAGGGCTTACGCGACTACCTGGCACTCGCCGAAGCCGACCGGCTGCGCATCCTGCAGAGCCCCGAGGGGGCCGAGCGGCGACCGGTCGACGCGAACGATCCGACCCAGGTGCTCCACCTCTACGAACGTCTCCTGCCGTGGGCCGTCGTCTGGGGTGTGGAGAAGGAGTGGGCGGAGGCGCTCGACACCCGCGTGCGCGAGACCGGCGATGACCTCCCCTGGTACGCCGCGACGAACGGCTTTTCGACGGCGGCCTTCTCGTCCACGTTCAGCTCCCTGCAGTCGGCGAGCACCCCCGTCACGACGAGCAGCGGTTCGGGGAGCTTCTCGGGCGGGTCGTTCGGGGGCGGTTTCTCCGGGGGCGGGATGGGCGGGGGCAGCGTCGGCGGCCGCTGA
- a CDS encoding esterase/lipase family protein, whose protein sequence is MPSAPTRLVALARNGGWWVRDYLYAAVAQLRGMGGRDRAEDLADGDGVPILLLPGIYETWRFLEPLARALHGRGHPIHVVTELGGNRRPIAESAARVARLLVARDLDDVVVVAHSKGGLIGKHLMAFDPAGDRVRAMVAVATPFGGSRYSRLMPTPSLRAFRSGDATMRALAAAATVNTRITSVYGAFDPHIPEGSELAGATNVRLATGGHFRVLADPRVIAEVIRVAE, encoded by the coding sequence ATGCCCTCGGCCCCGACGCGACTCGTCGCCCTTGCCCGAAACGGTGGGTGGTGGGTGCGGGACTACCTCTACGCCGCCGTCGCACAGCTGCGCGGGATGGGCGGACGAGACCGGGCCGAAGACCTCGCCGATGGCGACGGCGTACCGATCCTGCTCCTTCCCGGCATCTACGAGACGTGGAGGTTCCTCGAGCCTCTCGCGCGTGCCCTCCACGGTCGGGGACACCCCATCCACGTCGTCACCGAACTCGGCGGGAACCGCCGACCCATCGCGGAATCCGCCGCCCGGGTCGCCCGACTTCTCGTCGCTCGGGACCTCGACGACGTCGTCGTGGTCGCGCACAGCAAGGGCGGACTCATCGGCAAACACCTCATGGCGTTCGACCCGGCGGGGGATCGCGTGCGCGCGATGGTCGCCGTGGCCACGCCGTTCGGCGGGTCGCGCTACAGCCGTCTCATGCCGACCCCGTCGCTCCGTGCCTTCCGCTCCGGTGACGCGACGATGCGCGCGCTCGCGGCGGCCGCGACGGTGAACACCCGCATCACCTCGGTGTACGGCGCCTTCGATCCGCACATCCCCGAGGGGAGCGAGCTGGCCGGGGCGACGAACGTCCGCCTGGCGACCGGCGGGCACTTCCGCGTGCTCGCGGACCCGCGGGTGATCGCCGAGGTCATCCGCGTCGCCGAGTGA
- a CDS encoding glycosyltransferase has protein sequence MTVLPPGRQFALTWGIPHDFGGLTAAMLQRSRMFDRRGGAPVHVLTCDDREDSADIADELARRRALSDGVRLTNLWDWVRDNDLDGRRVREADGFAPLSSSAAEERTAGVLRRRVRTGADGAVLQIDHLRADGTLAASDRRDVPRASGRVRRVVVTCDHTGSPRAAWNGVRELYRAWLDRLTGGERSFLLVDSKAMARFAADYRRPHVVVVHVVHGSHLTDDGTAIRPSRAEVFARLGAFDAVVFCTDRQVRDVRRHAGRLPLLAAVAHPVAIPPGVDVAAPRRGAVVLSRLAGIKRVEDAIDAVRLARREQPTLELDVYGDGPSRARLEARAGGDPSIRFRGFDPAATESLARASVLLMTSRSEAFSMVVAEAMASGCLPIAYDVPYGPRELIDDGGTGWLVPPGDVAALADTLARATALDDVALSRMRRAAIARARLYSAEAILERWARTLTRAARRQGLRRRTWRFREVLRRRLRVR, from the coding sequence ATGACGGTTCTCCCTCCCGGTCGCCAGTTCGCCCTCACCTGGGGAATCCCGCATGACTTCGGCGGACTGACCGCCGCGATGCTGCAGCGGTCCCGCATGTTCGATCGGCGTGGAGGCGCCCCCGTCCATGTCTTGACGTGTGACGATCGGGAGGATTCCGCCGACATCGCGGATGAGCTCGCCCGGCGTCGGGCCCTGTCGGACGGCGTCCGTCTCACGAACCTCTGGGATTGGGTCCGGGACAACGATCTCGACGGACGACGCGTGCGGGAGGCCGACGGGTTCGCTCCCCTGTCGTCGTCCGCGGCCGAGGAGCGGACGGCCGGTGTGCTCCGACGTCGCGTCCGCACGGGCGCGGACGGCGCCGTCCTCCAGATCGACCATCTACGTGCAGACGGCACGCTCGCGGCGAGCGATCGCCGCGACGTCCCGCGCGCCTCGGGCAGGGTGCGTCGCGTGGTCGTCACGTGCGACCACACGGGGTCGCCGAGGGCGGCATGGAACGGGGTGCGCGAGCTGTACCGCGCGTGGCTGGACCGTCTCACCGGCGGCGAGCGCTCCTTCCTTCTCGTCGACAGCAAGGCGATGGCGCGCTTCGCGGCGGACTACCGACGCCCGCACGTCGTGGTGGTGCACGTGGTCCACGGCTCGCACCTCACCGACGACGGGACGGCGATCCGCCCCTCCCGCGCCGAGGTGTTCGCCCGGCTCGGCGCCTTCGACGCGGTGGTCTTCTGCACCGATCGACAAGTGCGCGACGTCCGGCGCCACGCGGGCCGCCTCCCCCTGCTGGCCGCCGTGGCCCATCCGGTCGCGATCCCGCCGGGCGTCGACGTCGCGGCGCCTCGGCGCGGGGCGGTCGTGCTCTCCCGACTGGCGGGCATCAAACGCGTCGAGGACGCGATCGACGCGGTGCGCCTGGCCCGCCGCGAGCAGCCCACCCTCGAGCTCGACGTCTATGGAGACGGCCCGAGCCGGGCGCGGCTCGAGGCACGCGCCGGAGGCGACCCGTCCATCCGCTTCCGAGGGTTCGATCCCGCCGCCACGGAATCTCTGGCGAGGGCTTCGGTGCTGCTCATGACCAGTCGATCGGAGGCGTTCTCGATGGTCGTTGCGGAGGCCATGGCATCCGGATGTCTTCCCATCGCGTACGACGTACCGTACGGGCCACGGGAGCTCATCGACGACGGAGGGACGGGGTGGCTCGTACCGCCCGGGGACGTGGCGGCTCTCGCCGACACCCTGGCGAGGGCCACGGCTCTGGACGACGTCGCGCTCTCGCGGATGCGTCGTGCGGCCATCGCACGGGCCCGGCTCTACAGCGCGGAAGCGATCCTCGAGCGATGGGCGCGCACGCTCACCCGCGCCGCCCGCCGGCAGGGCCTGCGTCGACGCACATGGAGATTCCGTGAGGTCCTCCGGCGCCGCCTTCGAGTTCGCTGA